The following is a genomic window from Elusimicrobiota bacterium.
AGGGCAAGAAAGGCGGGCCGCGCAGGCGCCTGTTCCTGCACCAGAACGACCCCGCCTTCGCCTTGGTGGGGCTCTTCCGGCAGCATGGCAAGGCGTCCACCCATTTTTTCGGGGTGGGCGGGGTCAGCTGCGCTCCCCGGTTGAAGTGAGCTCGTCACTTGATGTTGCGGATTGCAACATCAAGTTGGCGTGCTCGGCTTCCGATAGTTACTAAAGAAGGGCGCGACAGGGCAGGCACGATAAGATCTCAGTGCAGCGTCGGACCAGCTCGTCTCGGCTGGAACCTGTTGCGCAGAGCGGCGATGAAGGCTTGGTCCGCTCTGGTCGAGACCATCTCAGCCGGAGAGTAGCCGCGCTTCCAGGCCAGGTAGAGCGTCGCCGCCAGCAGGACCGCGGTGAGCACGATGTTCGGCCAGGCATCGAGCTGCCACTGATGCTTCCAGGTCAGAGCCCAGGCCTGCGAGAAAGGGGCCAGGTAGGGGATGGGCCATTGGTAGCCGTCCGGCCCTCGGGAGCCGAGGATGTCCTCGAAGAGGTGCAGGTGGAAGCTGAGCCAGGCCAGGGCCGCGGTCAAGGGCCGGCGCTTCGCGGATGCGAAGCCGGCCGCGCTCACGAGGACGGCGAAAGGGAGGGTATGGAGGCAATGGTGGTAGTCCGAGCCCCAGGTCAGGGGCTGGCTTGCATGGCGGGTGAGGAACTCGGGGATGATGCCGGCCCCGTCGATGTCGGGGATGATCCCGGCCAAGGTCACGATGGCGCGGTCGCGGCGGTCGAGCCGGGCGCCGTTGGCCAGGACCCAGCCGGTCATGAAGTGGGTGATGGGGTTCATGTCGCTGAGGGCTCGGCGCGGGGGTCCCACTGCGGGGGCTCGGCGCTGGGGCCTTTGTAGACGTGGCTGCGGCCGATGAAGAGCAGGGCGGCGAGGGCCAGGAACGCGGCGGCGAGCAGGCCGGCCAGGATGCGCAGGAGGGTTCTCAAGGTAGACGCCATTATATCACCATTCGCCATGCCCTAGTTCCTTCTCCATATCCTCGATCGTCGGCAAAGGCCGGTCTCGACGGGGAAATCACATTGCTTCCTATGTCGATTGGGGCTATAATCCCACTATGCGGATATCCAAACGCACCGTAAGGAGCCGTTGATTTGTTCAAGAAGGACCTGAAATTACAGTCTTCTGCTGAGAAAGGCGACCCCCTCGCACAGATAGCCCTCGCCAGCGCTTACCTCTATGGTCAGGGCGGCTTTGCCAGGAACCCGGTCGAGGCCATCGCTTGGTTCCGCAAAGCCGCGGAGCAGGGAAACGCCAAGGCTCAAATCCGCCTTGGGGCGATCTATTGCCTGGGACAAGTCATTCCGAAGGATTACAAAGAGGCCGCCGCTTGGTTCCGCAAAGCCGCTGAGCAGGGCAGTGCCTACGCGCAATGCTATCTTGGAGGCATGTACTACAAAGGCCAAGGCGTAGTCCAAGATCATAAAGAGGCCGTTGTGTGGTTCCGCAAGGCCGCGCAGCGGGGCAATGTCGAGGCTCAAGCTGCTCTTGGGTTGATGTGCTACAAAGGCCAAGGCGTCGTCCAAGATCATAAAGAGGCCGCTGTGTGGTTCCGCAAGGCCGCGCAGCGGGGCAATGTCGAGGCTCAAGCCGCCCTTGGGTTGATGTACTACAAGGGTCAGGGCGTCGTCCAAGATCATGAGCAGACCGCTGTGTGGTTCCGCAAAGCCGCAGAGCAGGGCCATGCTATGGCGCAGTTCCAACTGGGAAACGCCTATCATGCGGGCAAGGGCGTAAAGAAGGATCCTGTTGAGGCCGTAAAATGGTGGAGCAGGGCGGCGGAGCAGGGCTATGCCCAGGCGCAGGATAAACTCGACGACATAGAGGACCTCAAGACAGGCGACCACTCCGGGGCTGGCGGCGGGTCCGGCCCAAGTGAAGCCCCCGTCCCTCAGCTTGACGCTTCCCCGGCGCAAGCCAACGTGGGAATGGATAGCAGCAGTGTTGTGGAAGGCCGCAGCAGGGCTGTTGAGATGGAACCCCCGGATTGGGATGGATACAAAGTGCAGTGTGCGGCGTGCGGTCACAGAGCCGCTGTGCCTGAGGGAATCCGCAACCAGGTGGGGAGCCCCAAAAATGTCGGTGGTGTTCGGCAATCCTTGGCAACAGCGAAGTGCCTCAACTGTGGAAGGGAAGAAGTCCGACTGGTCGGTCCTTTTCCCAAACCACCTGTCGAAGACCCCGGGAACCAGGGTCATGTCAATTTCTGAGGTGTAAATTCTTCGCGGGCATGCAGCATGGCCGAGGAGGGCCGAAACTAGGTACACTAACGCCCATGAGCTTCGGGGCGATTTTCGCGATCGCGGCGGTGTATGCCGCCTACTCCGGCTGCTTCTTCGTGATCGACTGGCTGTTCGCTAACGGCCATCCCAAGGTCGCGGTAGTGGCGGCTGCCTCGGCGCTGCTGGTGAATTGGGCAGGGGCCGCGCTGGCGACCTCCGGACACGGCGAGAGGGTGGGCAATCTCCTCTGGCTCCTGTTCGGAGCGGTCATTCCCTTCCTCGGAGGCGCCGGCCTGGCGTGCTTCGGCGACGGCGAATCGAATCGGAGCACCGGCTACGCGTTGATGGTCGGCACTGCGCTTCCCGTCTTGATGTTCCTCCATATCGGAGTGGGTTACCTTCGCGGGCGCCCGTACCGAGGGCCGCGGCCTCCCACCCGCTAGCCAGGGAAGCCCGAAAGTGATGGCAGGCGGACT
Proteins encoded in this region:
- a CDS encoding metal-dependent hydrolase, which encodes MNPITHFMTGWVLANGARLDRRDRAIVTLAGIIPDIDGAGIIPEFLTRHASQPLTWGSDYHHCLHTLPFAVLVSAAGFASAKRRPLTAALAWLSFHLHLFEDILGSRGPDGYQWPIPYLAPFSQAWALTWKHQWQLDAWPNIVLTAVLLAATLYLAWKRGYSPAEMVSTRADQAFIAALRNRFQPRRAGPTLH
- a CDS encoding tetratricopeptide repeat protein translates to MFKKDLKLQSSAEKGDPLAQIALASAYLYGQGGFARNPVEAIAWFRKAAEQGNAKAQIRLGAIYCLGQVIPKDYKEAAAWFRKAAEQGSAYAQCYLGGMYYKGQGVVQDHKEAVVWFRKAAQRGNVEAQAALGLMCYKGQGVVQDHKEAAVWFRKAAQRGNVEAQAALGLMYYKGQGVVQDHEQTAVWFRKAAEQGHAMAQFQLGNAYHAGKGVKKDPVEAVKWWSRAAEQGYAQAQDKLDDIEDLKTGDHSGAGGGSGPSEAPVPQLDASPAQANVGMDSSSVVEGRSRAVEMEPPDWDGYKVQCAACGHRAAVPEGIRNQVGSPKNVGGVRQSLATAKCLNCGREEVRLVGPFPKPPVEDPGNQGHVNF